The proteins below come from a single Ruegeria sp. SCSIO 43209 genomic window:
- a CDS encoding ABC transporter substrate-binding protein, with translation MKHLFKGLAAATALTASATISWAQTQGVTDDEIVIGSVNDLSGIFAAVGVPATKGANVVFDRVNAEGGVHGRKIRFVVEDNGYQMPRAMQGYNKLLNRDKVFAMLQSLGTPMNVAGFKLLDPKGIPNVAPLTAARQMLQEPMKNKFTSFSTYYDQARIGVKYLNGEFGSQTVCTMYLPTDFGEEILEGSKAGAEEAGITFGAETTHKPDETDFVGSLSKLKEEGCDIVTMALGVRQAITVVGTAKKMGLTDMKFLGTSASFLTVVAQVPGGVTDGFYAAASWLDLWARAEEPAPAAFIAEYKEATGEDPVGFSMLGYSAAEMMVKALEAAGPDLTHDSFIAAMESLDYMDELVGNQITYGPNDHQGADSVFVSVVENGAWKLVYEE, from the coding sequence ATGAAACACTTATTTAAGGGCCTTGCGGCAGCGACGGCATTGACTGCATCCGCCACGATCAGCTGGGCGCAAACACAAGGCGTGACAGATGACGAGATCGTCATTGGCTCAGTCAACGACCTCAGCGGCATCTTCGCTGCCGTGGGCGTTCCGGCCACCAAAGGCGCAAATGTGGTCTTTGATCGCGTCAACGCCGAGGGTGGCGTGCATGGCCGCAAGATCCGCTTTGTCGTCGAGGATAACGGCTATCAGATGCCACGCGCGATGCAGGGCTATAACAAGCTGCTGAACCGTGACAAGGTTTTCGCGATGTTGCAGTCGCTGGGTACGCCGATGAATGTTGCTGGGTTCAAGCTGCTGGACCCGAAAGGTATTCCCAACGTCGCCCCTCTGACCGCCGCGCGGCAAATGCTGCAAGAGCCGATGAAGAACAAGTTCACCTCGTTCTCGACCTATTACGATCAAGCTCGGATTGGGGTGAAGTATCTGAACGGTGAATTTGGATCGCAAACCGTTTGCACCATGTACCTGCCTACTGATTTCGGTGAGGAAATTCTGGAAGGCAGCAAAGCGGGAGCCGAAGAGGCTGGCATCACTTTCGGCGCTGAGACCACCCACAAACCGGACGAGACGGATTTCGTGGGGTCCTTGAGCAAGCTTAAAGAAGAAGGTTGTGACATCGTCACGATGGCGCTCGGCGTGCGTCAGGCAATCACTGTTGTTGGAACGGCTAAGAAAATGGGCCTGACCGACATGAAGTTTCTCGGCACCTCGGCCAGCTTCCTAACCGTGGTCGCACAGGTGCCCGGTGGTGTGACCGACGGTTTCTATGCGGCGGCCTCGTGGCTGGATCTCTGGGCGCGCGCCGAAGAACCCGCCCCGGCAGCATTTATTGCTGAATACAAAGAGGCTACGGGCGAAGACCCGGTCGGATTTTCAATGCTGGGCTATTCAGCGGCCGAGATGATGGTCAAAGCGCTTGAAGCTGCAGGTCCTGATCTGACGCATGATAGCTTTATCGCCGCGATGGAATCTCTGGATTACATGGATGAGTTGGTCGGCAACCAGATTACCTATGGGCCCAATGACCATCAGGGTGCTGACTCTGTATTTGTCAGCGTCGTCGAAAATGGTGCGTGGAAACTGGTTTACGAAGAATAA